In Ferribacterium limneticum, a genomic segment contains:
- a CDS encoding potassium transporter Kup, which yields MSHHEVESSGKRFAALALAALGVVYGDIGTSPLYAVKEVFAGNHPIPVTVSNIYGSLSLFFWALIVVVSIKYVSFIMRADNRGEGGIMALIALALHTAQNKPKQTRLIMIFGVLGAAMFYGDGMVTPAISVLSAVEGLEVITPAFKSFVIPITMIVLFVLFFVQRSGTAKVGAFFGPVMMLWFTVLALLGLHNIVAHPGILLAINPVYGIEFLLENKAMSLIAMGNVVLAVTGAEALYADMGHFGRKPISRAWFAFVLPALVLNYFGQGALILAEPEAAKNPFFLSAPEWALIPLVALATMATVIASQAVISGAFSVTRQAMQLGFVPRMEVQHTSDKEQGQIYLPAVNWGLMVAVMILVLGFKSSNNLAAAYGIAVTGDMVITSILATVVVAKVWKWGWVKAGLLFACFLAVELVFLAANILKIPDGGWFPLLAGMAIFIVMMTWKRGRQLLSARLQGERLELSMFLDSLASSMPTRVAGTSVFLNADPKGVPHALLHNLMHNKVLHERVVLLSVQFFDVPYVPDIDRVEVHQLKENFWSVVIHYGFMDDPNVPGALDRCAVFGLDFSPLETSYFIGRETLIPRLGSEMAFWREKIFVAMFRNAGSATAFFKIPSNRVVELGTQVVL from the coding sequence ATGAGTCATCACGAGGTGGAGTCTTCCGGCAAGCGTTTCGCTGCCCTGGCCCTGGCCGCCCTCGGCGTCGTCTATGGCGACATCGGGACCAGCCCGCTCTATGCGGTGAAGGAAGTCTTCGCCGGCAACCACCCGATCCCGGTCACCGTCAGCAATATTTACGGCAGCCTGTCGCTCTTCTTCTGGGCGCTCATCGTCGTCGTCTCGATCAAGTATGTGAGCTTCATCATGCGTGCCGACAACCGCGGCGAAGGCGGCATCATGGCGCTCATCGCTCTGGCCCTGCACACGGCGCAGAACAAGCCGAAACAGACTCGGCTGATCATGATTTTCGGCGTCCTCGGGGCGGCGATGTTCTACGGCGACGGCATGGTGACGCCGGCCATTTCCGTGCTTTCCGCCGTCGAGGGGCTGGAGGTCATTACCCCGGCTTTCAAGTCTTTCGTCATCCCGATCACGATGATCGTTCTGTTCGTGTTGTTCTTCGTCCAGCGGAGCGGTACGGCCAAGGTCGGCGCTTTTTTCGGGCCGGTCATGATGCTGTGGTTCACCGTCCTGGCGCTGCTCGGGCTGCACAACATCGTCGCGCATCCGGGCATCCTGCTGGCGATCAACCCGGTCTATGGCATTGAATTCCTGCTCGAAAACAAGGCCATGTCGCTGATCGCCATGGGCAATGTCGTGCTTGCCGTGACCGGGGCCGAGGCGCTCTACGCCGACATGGGCCACTTCGGCCGCAAACCGATCTCCCGCGCCTGGTTCGCCTTCGTGCTGCCGGCGCTGGTCCTCAACTATTTTGGTCAGGGCGCCCTGATCCTGGCCGAGCCGGAAGCTGCCAAGAACCCGTTCTTCCTGTCGGCGCCGGAGTGGGCGCTGATTCCGCTCGTTGCACTGGCCACCATGGCGACGGTGATCGCCTCGCAGGCCGTCATTTCCGGTGCCTTTTCGGTGACGCGCCAGGCCATGCAGCTTGGCTTCGTGCCGCGTATGGAGGTGCAGCATACTTCGGACAAGGAGCAAGGCCAGATCTACCTGCCGGCGGTCAACTGGGGCCTGATGGTCGCCGTGATGATCCTTGTCCTCGGTTTCAAATCGTCGAACAACCTCGCCGCGGCCTACGGCATCGCCGTGACCGGCGACATGGTGATCACTTCCATCCTCGCCACCGTGGTCGTCGCCAAGGTCTGGAAATGGGGCTGGGTCAAGGCCGGCCTGCTCTTCGCCTGCTTCCTCGCCGTCGAGCTCGTTTTCCTGGCCGCCAACATCCTCAAGATTCCCGATGGCGGCTGGTTCCCGCTGCTCGCCGGGATGGCCATCTTTATCGTCATGATGACCTGGAAGCGCGGCCGTCAGTTGCTCTCCGCACGCCTGCAAGGCGAACGTCTGGAACTGTCGATGTTCCTCGATTCGCTGGCCTCCTCGATGCCGACCCGTGTTGCCGGCACGTCGGTCTTCCTCAACGCCGACCCCAAGGGCGTGCCGCACGCGCTGCTCCACAACCTGATGCACAACAAGGTGCTGCATGAACGCGTCGTGCTGCTCTCGGTCCAGTTCTTCGATGTCCCTTACGTGCCGGACATCGATCGCGTTGAAGTACACCAGCTCAAGGAAAATTTCTGGAGTGTGGTCATTCACTACGGTTTCATGGACGACCCCAATGTGCCCGGAGCACTCGATCGTTGCGCCGTCTTCGGCCTGGATTTCAGTCCGCTGGAGACGTCCTACTTCATCGGTCGCGAAACGCTGATACCGCGACTTGGCTCGGAAATGGCGTTCTGGCGGGAGAAGATTTTCGTCGCCATGTTCCGCAATGCGGGGTCGGCGACGGCCTTCTTCAAGATTCCGAGTAATCGGGTTGTTGAGCTTGGGACGCAGGTGGTTTTGTAG
- a CDS encoding HDOD domain-containing protein — MASAVTFKILEDIARDLSSNEITFPTFLDITFQVRAALKDPNLNVEQLAKLVGAEPLMSAKIIRMANSVAMNPSGREVADVKSAIVRVGMEAVRTVSFAVAMEQLLKSKQMQPFEEISHRLWEHTSHVAALCRVLARKRRINGDEAMFAGLVHDLGVFYLMSRAANFPELANDKVELHALLVGWHDNIGHALLSAMGLPESVLEAVRDHETDREITAIDNLSNVLFIANKIANRTSSWRDKELDGEIDTTILDTLFDADALAEIVEESEEEVHSLKAALGG, encoded by the coding sequence ATGGCCAGCGCCGTCACTTTCAAGATTCTTGAGGACATTGCCCGGGATCTTTCCAGCAATGAAATCACTTTTCCGACCTTCCTCGACATCACCTTCCAGGTGCGTGCGGCGCTCAAGGATCCGAATCTGAACGTCGAACAACTGGCCAAGCTGGTCGGTGCCGAGCCGCTGATGAGCGCCAAGATCATCCGCATGGCCAATTCGGTGGCGATGAACCCGAGCGGTCGCGAAGTCGCCGACGTCAAGAGCGCCATTGTCCGGGTCGGCATGGAGGCCGTGCGCACCGTGTCGTTTGCCGTGGCCATGGAGCAGTTGCTCAAGTCGAAACAGATGCAGCCGTTCGAGGAGATTTCCCATCGGCTGTGGGAGCACACCTCGCACGTTGCGGCGTTGTGCCGCGTACTGGCTCGCAAGCGTCGCATCAATGGTGACGAGGCGATGTTTGCCGGCCTGGTGCACGATCTCGGGGTTTTCTATCTGATGTCGCGCGCCGCCAATTTTCCTGAGCTGGCCAACGACAAGGTCGAGCTGCACGCTTTGCTGGTCGGCTGGCACGACAATATCGGTCACGCCCTGCTGTCGGCGATGGGCTTGCCGGAATCGGTCCTCGAAGCGGTCCGGGATCACGAAACTGACCGCGAAATCACGGCCATCGACAATCTCTCCAATGTCCTGTTCATCGCCAACAAGATCGCCAACCGGACATCGAGCTGGCGCGACAAGGAGCTCGATGGCGAGATCGATACGACGATTCTTGACACGCTTTTCGACGCCGATGCCTTGGCCGAAATCGTCGAGGAGTCGGAAGAGGAAGTGCATTCGCTGAAGGCGGCGCTCGGGGGCTAA
- a CDS encoding DnaJ domain-containing protein, producing the protein MKDYYGLLGVSPDATTELIKTAYRKKAAQFHPDRNPAPDAAAKFREVQEAYEVLADVDRRKVYDETRRSSLIDDPLAVAREIWSSHLGKMQQ; encoded by the coding sequence ATGAAAGATTATTACGGATTGCTCGGCGTCTCGCCCGATGCGACCACCGAGCTGATCAAGACGGCCTACCGCAAGAAGGCGGCGCAGTTTCACCCTGACCGCAACCCGGCGCCCGATGCGGCGGCCAAGTTCCGGGAGGTGCAGGAGGCTTACGAAGTGCTGGCGGATGTCGATCGCCGCAAGGTTTATGACGAGACGCGACGCTCCAGCCTGATCGATGACCCCCTGGCCGTAGCGCGCGAAATCTGGTCCAGCCATTTAGGAAAAATGCAGCAGTGA
- the ssb gene encoding single-stranded DNA-binding protein, with product MASVNKAIIVGNLGKDPEVRYTASGEAMCNITVATSENWKDKATGEKKELTEWHRISFFGKLAEICGQYLKKGSQVYVEGSIRTRKWTDKEGQERYTTEIRGDEMKMLGSRQGMGAPAGGGGGYDSEPTDYAPAPAKNKPKPSFDDLGDDIPF from the coding sequence ATGGCATCGGTTAACAAGGCAATCATCGTCGGCAATCTGGGCAAGGACCCGGAAGTTCGTTACACGGCGAGCGGCGAGGCGATGTGCAACATCACGGTCGCGACCAGCGAAAACTGGAAGGACAAGGCAACCGGCGAGAAGAAGGAACTGACCGAATGGCACCGCATTTCCTTCTTCGGCAAGCTGGCCGAAATCTGCGGTCAGTATCTGAAAAAAGGCTCGCAGGTTTATGTCGAAGGCAGCATCCGCACCCGTAAATGGACCGACAAGGAAGGCCAGGAGCGCTACACGACGGAAATTCGCGGTGACGAAATGAAAATGCTCGGCTCGCGCCAGGGCATGGGCGCCCCGGCTGGCGGTGGCGGCGGTTACGACAGCGAGCCGACCGATTACGCCCCGGCCCCGGCCAAGAACAAGCCGAAGCCATCCTTCGACGATCTCGGCGACGACATCCCATTCTGA
- a CDS encoding trimeric intracellular cation channel family protein, whose protein sequence is MENLLYWIGLAAVAVNALTGVLDAGRKNMDLVGAVMVGSATALGGGTVRDVLLDRPVFWISDQTYLLVAFATTLIIFFAVRGLKLSPRPFLIPDAIGLALFTIVGTQVALEWHAPWLVASLLGVITGVVGGVLRDVLCNEVPLVFVRGELYASAAWAGALALVGLQYFGVSSVIAAWVGMAIVLAARLLGMTFRITLPTYSERE, encoded by the coding sequence ATGGAAAACCTGCTTTACTGGATCGGCCTCGCCGCCGTCGCCGTCAATGCGCTGACTGGCGTGCTTGATGCCGGCCGCAAGAACATGGACCTCGTCGGCGCCGTCATGGTCGGCAGCGCCACCGCGCTGGGCGGCGGTACGGTGCGCGACGTGCTGCTCGACCGCCCGGTGTTCTGGATCAGCGATCAGACTTATCTGCTCGTTGCCTTCGCGACGACGCTGATCATTTTCTTTGCCGTGCGCGGCCTCAAGCTGTCACCGCGGCCGTTCCTGATTCCCGATGCCATCGGGCTGGCGCTATTCACCATCGTCGGCACGCAGGTAGCGCTGGAATGGCACGCGCCGTGGCTGGTCGCCAGCCTGCTCGGGGTCATTACCGGGGTGGTCGGCGGCGTGCTGCGCGATGTGCTGTGCAACGAAGTGCCGCTCGTTTTCGTGCGCGGCGAGCTCTACGCTTCGGCCGCCTGGGCCGGCGCGCTGGCGCTGGTCGGGCTGCAATATTTTGGCGTTTCGTCGGTGATCGCGGCGTGGGTCGGCATGGCCATCGTCCTCGCCGCTCGCCTGCTCGGCATGACTTTCCGGATTACGTTGCCGACTTATTCGGAGCGGGAATAG
- a CDS encoding DUF2242 domain-containing protein translates to MKSPLLSLCRSFSLAILASLSLSGCLATKAPRSYQSEAFSSETPFQYYSSRDAEAACEIGKRALLSQGYQINEEKPQSVRGEKFFRPRPDEANRLSITLVCLPSSLGAVIYASALETQFEMKSKGSSAGVSVSALGSVSLPWAIDKDTLVKVGEETVIAHDFYQRLFELIKSLDS, encoded by the coding sequence ATGAAATCACCGTTGCTCTCGCTGTGCCGTTCCTTCTCGCTGGCCATCCTCGCCAGCCTGAGCCTGAGCGGCTGCCTGGCGACCAAAGCGCCACGTTCCTACCAGTCCGAAGCCTTCTCCAGCGAGACGCCGTTCCAGTACTACAGCAGCCGGGACGCCGAAGCCGCCTGCGAAATCGGCAAGCGCGCCCTGCTCAGTCAGGGCTATCAAATCAACGAAGAAAAGCCGCAAAGCGTACGCGGCGAGAAATTTTTCCGGCCGCGGCCCGATGAAGCCAACCGCCTGAGCATCACCCTCGTCTGCCTGCCAAGCAGCCTCGGCGCAGTCATCTACGCCAGCGCCCTGGAAACCCAGTTCGAGATGAAATCCAAGGGCAGCAGCGCCGGCGTCAGCGTTTCAGCGCTCGGTTCGGTGTCGCTGCCGTGGGCCATCGACAAGGACACCCTGGTCAAGGTCGGCGAAGAAACCGTCATCGCCCACGATTTCTACCAGCGGCTGTTCGAGCTGATCAAGTCGCTCGACAGCTAA
- a CDS encoding HAD family hydrolase: MHRAIVRRMHPLQALIFDVDGTLADTERDGHRPAFNHAFADLGLDWHWEERLYGELLAITGGKERIRHYAARHAPDIAARPEFEALIRDLHAAKTRHYLRLVESASLPLRPGVAALIHHARQRGLRLAIATTTTPENVTALLHATLGPDAPGWFEVIGAGDIVPNKKPAPDIYTWVLDRLALPAENCLAIEDSANGLRAAHAAGLRCLVTPNDYTAGEDFSSAWRVLTDLREVDLDTIAAPTISNFAVFSG, encoded by the coding sequence ATGCACCGGGCTATCGTCCGCCGCATGCACCCACTTCAAGCCCTGATCTTCGACGTCGACGGCACGCTCGCCGACACCGAGCGCGACGGCCATCGTCCGGCCTTCAACCACGCCTTCGCCGATCTCGGGCTGGACTGGCACTGGGAAGAAAGGCTGTACGGCGAACTGCTCGCCATCACCGGCGGCAAGGAACGCATCCGCCACTACGCCGCCCGCCACGCCCCCGACATCGCCGCCCGGCCCGAATTTGAAGCGCTCATCCGCGACCTGCACGCCGCCAAGACGCGCCACTACCTGCGCCTCGTCGAATCGGCCAGCCTGCCGCTCCGCCCCGGCGTCGCGGCGCTCATCCACCACGCCCGCCAGCGCGGTCTGCGCCTCGCCATCGCCACCACGACCACCCCGGAAAACGTCACCGCCCTGCTCCACGCCACGCTCGGGCCGGACGCACCGGGCTGGTTCGAGGTCATCGGCGCCGGCGACATCGTGCCCAACAAAAAGCCGGCCCCCGACATCTACACCTGGGTGCTCGACCGCCTCGCCCTGCCGGCCGAAAACTGCCTGGCCATCGAAGACTCAGCCAACGGCCTGCGAGCCGCCCACGCCGCCGGCCTGCGCTGCCTCGTCACGCCCAACGACTACACCGCGGGCGAAGACTTCAGCAGCGCCTGGCGGGTGCTGACGGACCTGCGGGAGGTCGACCTCGACACCATCGCTGCCCCGACAATTTCAAATTTCGCCGTTTTTTCCGGTTGA
- a CDS encoding class 1 fructose-bisphosphatase, with protein MQFGRTTLSKFVIENTRSSHGELGALLIDVAAAVKTISAMVAKGALAGHHGALESTNIQGEVQKKLDVLTNEAILRHCEWGGQLAGMASEEMDDPYPIPAEYPRGRYLLVFDPLDGSSNSDVNVSVGTIFSIFARSTAGDAQLGDYLRPGCEQVAAGYAIYGPSTMMVLTLGNGTHGFTLDRESGNFILTHANIRVPEDTREFAINTSNERFWEPPVQRYVSECKAGKTGVRGEDFNTRWIASMVAEVHRILIRGGIFMYPKDSKDPSKPGRLRLLYEANPMAMLIEQAGGAASTGRQRILDVAPDSLHQRVPVILGSKNEVERLERYHQEYDTGADRPFVSPLFSERSLFRDQA; from the coding sequence ATGCAATTCGGCCGTACGACCCTCTCGAAGTTTGTTATTGAAAACACCCGTTCCAGCCACGGCGAACTCGGCGCGCTGCTCATCGACGTCGCCGCCGCCGTCAAGACCATCTCGGCGATGGTCGCCAAAGGCGCGCTGGCCGGACACCACGGCGCACTGGAGAGTACCAATATCCAGGGCGAGGTGCAGAAGAAGCTTGATGTGCTGACCAACGAAGCCATCCTGCGTCACTGCGAGTGGGGCGGCCAGCTGGCCGGCATGGCTTCCGAGGAAATGGACGACCCGTACCCGATCCCGGCCGAATACCCGCGTGGCCGCTACCTGCTGGTTTTCGATCCGCTCGACGGCTCGTCGAACAGCGACGTCAATGTCTCGGTAGGAACCATTTTCTCCATTTTTGCCCGGTCGACCGCGGGGGATGCCCAGCTCGGCGATTACCTGCGCCCCGGTTGCGAACAGGTCGCTGCCGGCTACGCCATCTACGGCCCGTCGACGATGATGGTGCTGACGCTCGGCAACGGCACGCACGGCTTCACGCTGGATCGCGAAAGCGGCAACTTCATCCTGACCCACGCCAATATCCGCGTCCCGGAAGACACCCGCGAATTCGCCATCAACACCTCGAACGAACGCTTCTGGGAACCGCCGGTGCAGCGCTACGTCAGCGAGTGCAAGGCCGGCAAGACGGGCGTTCGCGGCGAGGATTTCAATACTCGCTGGATCGCCTCGATGGTCGCCGAAGTGCATCGCATCCTGATCCGCGGCGGCATCTTCATGTACCCGAAGGACAGCAAGGATCCGAGCAAGCCCGGTCGTCTGCGCCTGCTCTACGAAGCCAACCCGATGGCCATGCTGATCGAGCAGGCCGGCGGCGCGGCGAGTACCGGCCGCCAACGCATCCTCGACGTGGCGCCGGACAGCCTGCACCAGCGCGTGCCGGTCATCCTCGGCTCGAAGAACGAGGTCGAGCGGCTCGAGCGCTACCACCAGGAATACGACACCGGGGCTGATCGGCCGTTTGTTTCGCCATTGTTCTCCGAGCGTTCGCTGTTCCGCGATCAGGCTTAA
- a CDS encoding YihY/virulence factor BrkB family protein → MHILSKTDHQLIFHPLDFTLTVLRNFGRNQGLMLAGAVAYYALLSLLPLITLSVLGLSRWVDQAELLATVQRYLEWLVPSQAAAVLSDVSGFLDNGVSIGVFLLATMLFFSSLTFSILQSAMAKIFAHRHVTKKRHALVVALLPYSLVLLAGVALFAITVLSVAIQSLSQDYLYVFGAELPLQRLSGPAFYGLGLATEVLILSFFYIVLPVGRTRVRHALLGAAVIAAIWEVIRHVLVWYFATLSKASVVYGSLTTAVVVLFSIELAATLLLLGAQVISEYEQLESRMGGAGISG, encoded by the coding sequence ATGCACATTCTCTCCAAAACAGATCACCAGCTGATCTTCCACCCCCTCGATTTCACCCTGACCGTGCTGCGCAATTTCGGCCGCAACCAGGGGCTGATGCTCGCCGGCGCGGTCGCCTATTACGCGCTGCTCTCGCTGCTGCCACTCATCACGCTGTCGGTGCTCGGCCTGTCGCGCTGGGTCGATCAGGCCGAGTTGCTGGCCACCGTCCAGCGTTATCTCGAATGGCTGGTGCCGAGCCAAGCCGCCGCCGTGTTGTCCGACGTTTCCGGCTTTCTCGACAACGGCGTGTCGATCGGCGTGTTCTTGCTGGCCACCATGCTGTTCTTCAGTTCGCTGACTTTTTCCATTCTGCAGAGTGCGATGGCCAAGATTTTTGCCCATCGCCACGTCACCAAAAAACGCCATGCCCTGGTCGTTGCGCTGCTGCCATACAGCCTGGTCTTGCTGGCCGGCGTCGCGCTGTTCGCCATCACCGTGCTGTCGGTCGCCATTCAGAGTCTGTCGCAAGACTATCTCTACGTCTTCGGCGCCGAGTTGCCCCTCCAGCGCCTGTCCGGCCCAGCATTCTACGGACTGGGACTGGCCACCGAAGTCCTCATCCTGTCCTTTTTCTACATTGTCTTGCCGGTCGGGCGCACCCGAGTCCGTCACGCCCTGCTCGGCGCGGCGGTCATCGCGGCGATCTGGGAAGTCATCCGCCACGTCCTGGTCTGGTATTTCGCCACCCTGTCAAAAGCCAGTGTCGTCTACGGCTCGCTGACCACCGCCGTCGTCGTGCTGTTCAGCATCGAACTGGCCGCGACCTTGCTGCTCCTTGGGGCGCAGGTTATTTCGGAGTACGAACAGCTTGAAAGCCGGATGGGGGGTGCGGGAATCAGTGGCTGA
- a CDS encoding MFS transporter gives MSPPNDRMSPEERRAGASLASIFALRMLGLFLILPVFSVYAKTLPGGDNLALVGFALGAYGLTQAFFQIPYGIASDIFGRKVVIVVGLLIFALGSFVAAWAPDMTWIIVGRVLQGMGAISAAVTALAADLTREEHRTKVMAMIGSSIGLVFALSLVGSPILYGWIGMAGLFIMTGVLALAAIVLLLKAVPPAPAPLGHEKLPLRRVVMDPDLIRLNVGIFVLHMVQMAMFVVLPHALVNHGGLEAAAHWKVYLPAVLLSFAIMVPAIIAAERKDKMRPIFLAAIALLVVVQSGLLLYSASLWALALWLVLFFVAFNVLEATLPSLVSRTAPPSAKGAALGVYNTTQALGLFVGGAAGGYIAQNFGDNAVFAACTGLVLVWLVVANSMNFPQRRVTAAATQTA, from the coding sequence ATGTCCCCCCCCAACGACCGCATGAGCCCCGAAGAACGCCGCGCCGGCGCCTCCCTGGCTTCCATCTTTGCCCTGCGCATGCTCGGGCTTTTCCTCATCCTGCCGGTGTTTTCGGTCTATGCGAAAACGCTGCCCGGCGGCGACAACCTGGCCCTGGTCGGTTTTGCGCTCGGCGCCTACGGCCTGACGCAGGCTTTTTTCCAGATTCCCTACGGCATCGCTTCCGATATCTTCGGACGCAAGGTGGTCATCGTCGTCGGTCTGCTTATCTTCGCGCTGGGCAGCTTCGTCGCCGCCTGGGCGCCGGACATGACGTGGATCATCGTCGGCCGCGTGCTGCAGGGCATGGGCGCCATCTCGGCCGCGGTGACGGCGCTGGCCGCCGACCTGACACGCGAGGAGCACCGGACCAAGGTGATGGCCATGATCGGCTCGTCGATCGGCCTCGTCTTCGCGCTGTCGCTGGTCGGTTCGCCGATTCTCTACGGCTGGATCGGCATGGCCGGCCTGTTCATCATGACCGGTGTGCTGGCGCTGGCCGCCATCGTGCTGCTCCTCAAGGCAGTGCCGCCGGCCCCGGCACCGCTCGGCCATGAAAAATTGCCGTTGCGCCGCGTGGTAATGGATCCCGACCTGATCCGCCTCAACGTCGGCATTTTCGTGTTGCACATGGTGCAGATGGCCATGTTCGTCGTCCTGCCGCACGCCCTGGTCAATCATGGCGGACTGGAAGCTGCAGCGCACTGGAAGGTTTACCTGCCCGCCGTGCTGCTCTCGTTCGCCATCATGGTCCCGGCCATCATCGCCGCCGAGCGCAAGGACAAGATGCGGCCGATTTTCCTCGCCGCCATCGCGCTGCTCGTCGTCGTCCAGTCCGGCCTGCTTCTTTACAGTGCCAGCCTGTGGGCGCTGGCCCTGTGGCTGGTGCTTTTCTTCGTTGCCTTCAACGTGCTCGAAGCAACCTTGCCTTCGCTGGTTTCGCGCACGGCGCCACCGTCCGCCAAGGGCGCGGCACTCGGGGTATACAACACGACGCAGGCGCTCGGGCTATTCGTCGGAGGTGCAGCCGGCGGCTATATCGCGCAGAATTTCGGCGATAATGCTGTTTTTGCTGCTTGCACCGGGCTGGTTCTGGTCTGGCTGGTGGTGGCAAACTCGATGAATTTTCCGCAACGGCGCGTCACTGCCGCTGCGACACAAACTGCTTAG
- a CDS encoding ribulose-bisphosphate carboxylase has product MDQSKRYADLSLTEAELIAGGKHILCAYKMKPKAGHGYLEAAAHFAAESSTGTNVEVSTTDEFTKGVDALVYYIDEATEDTRIAYPLDLFDRNMTDGRMMMASFLTLTIGNNQGMGDIEHAKMVDFYVPRRAIELFDGPAKDISDLWRMLGRPVKDGGYIAGTIIKPKLGLRPEPFARAAYEFWLGGDFIKNDEPQGNQVFAPLKKVIPLVYDSMKRAMDETGEAKLFSMNITADDHFEMCARADFALEAFGPDADKLAFLVDGYVGGPGMITTARRQYPNQYLHYHRAGHGAITSPSSKRGYTAYVLAKMSRLQGASGIHVGTMGYGKMEGDKDDRACAYIIERDSYQGPVYHQEWYGMKPTTPIISGGMNALRLPGFFENLGHGNVINTAGGGAYGHIDSPAAGARSLRQAYDCWKAGADPVEWARDHYEFARAFESFPQDADQLFPGWRHKLRPAA; this is encoded by the coding sequence ATGGACCAGTCAAAACGCTATGCCGACCTCAGCCTGACCGAAGCCGAACTGATCGCCGGGGGCAAGCACATCCTCTGCGCCTACAAGATGAAGCCCAAGGCCGGCCACGGCTACCTCGAAGCCGCCGCCCACTTCGCCGCCGAGTCGTCGACCGGCACCAACGTCGAAGTCAGCACCACCGACGAATTCACCAAGGGCGTCGACGCGCTGGTTTATTACATCGACGAGGCGACCGAGGACACGCGCATCGCCTACCCGCTCGACCTCTTCGACCGCAACATGACCGACGGCCGGATGATGATGGCCTCCTTCCTGACCCTGACCATCGGCAACAACCAGGGCATGGGCGACATCGAGCACGCCAAGATGGTCGATTTCTACGTGCCGCGGCGCGCCATCGAACTGTTCGACGGCCCGGCCAAGGACATTTCCGATCTCTGGCGCATGCTCGGCCGGCCGGTCAAGGATGGCGGCTATATCGCCGGCACCATCATCAAACCCAAGCTCGGCCTGCGCCCGGAACCCTTCGCCCGCGCCGCCTACGAGTTCTGGCTCGGCGGTGATTTCATCAAGAACGACGAGCCACAAGGCAACCAGGTCTTCGCGCCGCTAAAAAAAGTCATCCCGCTGGTCTATGATTCAATGAAGCGGGCCATGGACGAAACTGGTGAAGCAAAGCTGTTCTCAATGAACATCACCGCCGACGACCATTTCGAGATGTGTGCCCGCGCCGACTTTGCCCTCGAAGCCTTCGGCCCGGATGCCGACAAACTGGCCTTCCTGGTCGATGGCTACGTTGGCGGCCCGGGCATGATCACCACCGCCCGCCGGCAATACCCGAACCAGTACCTCCACTACCACCGCGCCGGCCACGGCGCCATCACTTCGCCATCGTCGAAGCGCGGCTACACGGCTTACGTTCTGGCCAAAATGAGCCGTCTGCAAGGCGCTTCCGGCATCCACGTCGGGACCATGGGCTACGGCAAGATGGAAGGCGACAAGGACGACCGCGCCTGCGCCTACATCATCGAGCGCGACAGCTATCAGGGGCCGGTTTATCACCAGGAGTGGTACGGCATGAAGCCGACGACGCCGATCATCTCCGGCGGCATGAACGCCCTGCGTCTTCCCGGCTTCTTCGAGAATCTGGGTCACGGGAATGTGATCAACACGGCTGGTGGTGGTGCTTATGGGCACATTGACTCGCCGGCGGCTGGGGCGCGCTCGTTGCGGCAGGCTTACGATTGCTGGAAGGCCGGGGCGGATCCTGTGGAATGGGCGCGGGATCATTACGAGTTTGCTCGGGCGTTTGAATCGTTTCCGCAGGATGCGGATCAGTTGTTCCCGGGGTGGCGGCACAAGTTGCGGCCGGCAGCGTAA